The Pseudophaeobacter arcticus DSM 23566 genome includes a region encoding these proteins:
- a CDS encoding NUDIX hydrolase yields MSVIQPPRPVLGAIAVVYHLGQVILIQRKTPPNAGWWGFPGGHVELGETAMQAAQRELFEETGVIARPLEYLTNIDVLLRDAVGAVQKQYLLTAVLCAYESGIPAADDDALQACWIPVDEIEHRGLELIDQVAEVARLARQRLV; encoded by the coding sequence ATGTCCGTGATTCAGCCCCCCCGCCCCGTTCTTGGGGCCATCGCCGTTGTCTATCACCTGGGACAGGTCATTCTGATCCAACGCAAAACCCCGCCCAATGCCGGCTGGTGGGGCTTTCCCGGCGGACATGTGGAGCTGGGCGAAACCGCCATGCAGGCGGCGCAGCGCGAGCTGTTTGAGGAAACCGGCGTCATTGCCCGGCCGCTGGAATACCTGACCAATATCGACGTCTTACTGCGTGATGCGGTGGGTGCGGTGCAAAAGCAATATCTGCTAACAGCCGTTCTGTGCGCCTATGAAAGCGGCATACCGGCTGCCGATGATGATGCGCTGCAGGCCTGCTGGATACCTGTTGATGAGATCGAGCACCGGGGGTTGGAGCTGATTGATCAGGTCGCAGAGGTGGCCCGTCTGGCGCGCCAAAGACTGGTCTAG
- a CDS encoding protein-disulfide reductase DsbD domain-containing protein: MAAAAMAALATATTSFVAQADSAPPLTMDDLVQVEILDGGVSPDGRYIGALRLTLRDGWKTYWRAPGEAGIPPSFTWRGSRNVGKMSMTWPTPEVFSTSGYQTIGYHHQLVLPIEITPEKPGRPVRLKGRMELGVCKDVCVPSELSFDHQLDSAAPRNPAIVAAIASRPFSAREAGVSASTCRLKPTKYGIEVEARITMPSAGGTEVAVIEAGSPHLFAGTTTTRRSGATLVATSELMPTRAGTLAAVDRSQLRITVLGQKHAVDISGCTAG, encoded by the coding sequence ATGGCTGCGGCGGCCATGGCAGCTCTGGCCACGGCTACAACATCCTTTGTGGCCCAGGCTGACAGCGCCCCGCCCCTCACCATGGATGACCTGGTTCAGGTAGAGATCCTCGACGGCGGTGTCTCCCCTGACGGCCGGTACATCGGGGCCCTGCGCCTGACCCTTCGTGACGGCTGGAAGACCTATTGGCGCGCCCCCGGCGAGGCCGGTATCCCCCCCAGTTTCACCTGGCGCGGCTCGCGCAATGTGGGCAAGATGTCGATGACCTGGCCCACCCCCGAGGTTTTCTCGACCTCTGGCTATCAGACCATCGGCTATCACCACCAACTGGTGCTGCCGATTGAGATAACCCCCGAAAAACCCGGCCGCCCGGTGCGGCTCAAAGGGCGGATGGAGCTGGGCGTCTGCAAGGATGTCTGTGTGCCCTCTGAATTGTCGTTTGACCATCAGCTTGATTCTGCCGCGCCGCGCAACCCGGCCATTGTCGCCGCCATCGCCAGCCGCCCCTTCTCGGCCCGCGAAGCCGGGGTCTCTGCCAGCACCTGCCGTCTGAAGCCAACCAAATACGGTATCGAAGTTGAAGCCCGGATCACCATGCCCAGCGCCGGCGGCACCGAGGTCGCGGTGATCGAGGCAGGCTCGCCGCATCTTTTTGCCGGCACCACCACCACCCGACGCAGCGGCGCCACCCTGGTGGCCACCTCTGAACTGATGCCAACCCGCGCGGGCACCCTGGCAGCGGTGGACCGGTCGCAATTGCGGATCACGGTTCTGGGGCAGAAGCATGCGGTGGATATCTCCGGCTGCACCGCTGGGTGA
- a CDS encoding YqgE/AlgH family protein codes for MDFTGKLLIAMPGIGDPRFEHSVIFLCSHTEDGAMGLIINKVAPEVQLSNLLDQLEIPVVVADKGKEAIRFGGPMEVQRGFVLHSPEYESSINSLSVPPGYGMTATLDILEDIAQGSGPQKFLIMLGYAGWGPGQLEAEIIANGWLTTESTDALIFDTADSDKWEAALGSLGIDPLTLSASAGTA; via the coding sequence ATGGATTTCACCGGGAAACTACTGATTGCCATGCCGGGCATTGGCGATCCTCGGTTTGAGCATTCGGTCATTTTTCTGTGCTCGCATACCGAGGACGGGGCCATGGGGCTGATCATCAACAAGGTCGCTCCGGAGGTGCAGCTGAGCAATCTGCTTGATCAGCTGGAGATCCCGGTGGTTGTCGCCGACAAGGGCAAAGAGGCGATCCGCTTTGGCGGGCCAATGGAGGTTCAGCGCGGCTTTGTGCTGCATTCACCGGAGTATGAATCCAGCATCAATTCCCTGTCGGTGCCGCCGGGCTATGGCATGACCGCAACGCTGGATATCCTGGAGGATATTGCCCAGGGCAGTGGACCTCAGAAGTTTTTGATCATGCTGGGCTATGCAGGCTGGGGGCCGGGGCAGCTGGAGGCGGAGATCATTGCCAATGGCTGGCTCACCACCGAGAGCACGGATGCGCTGATCTTTGATACCGCGGATAGCGACAAGTGGGAGGCGGCGCTGGGCTCCTTGGGGATTGATCCGCTGACGCTCTCGGCCAGTGCCGGGACCGCCTGA
- a CDS encoding efflux RND transporter permease subunit: MRDLSRPAGGLLSYFTRHRTAANLLLLVLLLLGTAAIPKMRAQFFPDVIVESVTVGVTWEGAGPEDVDGAIVQVLEPVLLAVDGVEESAASSREGVASIVLDFEPGWDMALAADDVQSAVDAITTLPEEADDPTVRRGAWRDRVTDVVISGPLAPDQLGLFADELIVRLFEVGVTRTTIRGFAAPQTLVEVPSYSLITHDISMREIADAIAAEVDADPAGDVTGANTRVRTGREKRSPEEIEGIVLRTEPDGSVLTIGDLAQVSREGVDRNRSYFVGDNPAMSIRVDRSGMGNAIAIQAQVQQVVDALQTTLPQGVSAELIRTRAAAISDRLDILIDNGLMGLGLVMALLFLFLNTRIAFWVAAGIPAAMFAAVALMYAAGITINMISLFGLIITLGIVVDDAIVVGEHADFRVRRLNETPMQAAENAARRMAMPVFAATLTTIIAFFGLTAIGGRFGDLIRDIPFTVIAVLAASLLECFLILPNHMAHALIHAQKDHWYDWPNRFVNRGFRWMRDTLFRPIMALVVQARYVVLAGALTILASQMALFIGGDVKWRFFNAPERGSVTGNFAMAEGATRADTLAMMQEMQRATAATGAAFASRYGGRNPVDFVISEVGGNAGRGMSGVDAKDTDLLGGISIELIDADLRPEYSSFAFVAELQEEVQNHPLVEAVSFRSWRSGPGGDALDVQFYGADVQVLKAASEDLKTALLRYPEVSAVEDNLAYDKEEVVLELTPQGQALNFTIDTLGRALRARLNGIEAATYPDGPRSAEIRVELPRNELSADFLERTLMRSPGGIYVPLSDIVSVSQRTGFSTVRRENGIRLISVTGDISEDDPTRAADIGKALEEEILPDIASRRQVEWRLSGLSEQEDKFLNDARTGLILCLAGIYLVLAWIFASWTRPLVVMAIIPFGLVGTIWGHYLWEVPLSMFTVVGLLGMTGIIINDSIVLVTTIDEYAETRGLVPSIIDGAADRLRPVMLTTLTTVLGLAPLMYESSQQAQFLKPTVITLVYGLGFGMVLVLLVVPALVAIQRDMARPVTALRRALRGGATTPLRWLVLGTGVAQLGWLGVSLGWAMATGALHPALRTLLPGLAGFEPVRAGLLLALGGIAGVSLLAYLVSALVYGLRRHRAA; this comes from the coding sequence ATGCGTGATCTCTCGCGTCCTGCCGGCGGTTTGCTGAGCTATTTCACCCGCCACCGGACGGCGGCAAACCTGCTGTTGCTGGTGCTCTTGCTGCTTGGCACCGCGGCAATCCCAAAGATGCGGGCGCAGTTCTTTCCGGATGTCATTGTCGAAAGCGTCACGGTCGGTGTCACCTGGGAGGGCGCCGGGCCGGAAGATGTCGATGGTGCCATCGTGCAGGTGCTGGAGCCGGTGTTGCTGGCGGTGGACGGGGTTGAGGAAAGCGCCGCCTCCTCGCGCGAAGGCGTTGCCTCGATCGTGCTGGATTTTGAACCCGGCTGGGACATGGCGCTGGCGGCGGATGATGTGCAATCGGCGGTGGATGCCATCACCACCCTGCCGGAAGAGGCCGACGATCCGACGGTGCGGCGCGGCGCCTGGCGTGACCGGGTGACGGATGTGGTGATCTCGGGGCCGCTGGCGCCAGATCAGCTGGGGCTGTTTGCCGATGAATTGATTGTACGCCTGTTCGAAGTTGGCGTCACCCGCACCACCATTCGCGGCTTTGCCGCGCCGCAGACCCTGGTCGAGGTGCCCTCCTACAGTCTGATCACCCATGACATCTCGATGCGCGAAATTGCCGATGCCATCGCCGCCGAGGTCGATGCCGATCCCGCAGGCGATGTGACCGGGGCCAATACCCGGGTGCGCACCGGGCGGGAAAAGCGCAGCCCGGAAGAGATCGAAGGGATTGTGTTGCGGACAGAGCCAGATGGTTCGGTTTTGACCATTGGCGATCTGGCGCAGGTCAGCCGCGAAGGCGTGGATCGCAACCGCTCCTATTTTGTCGGCGACAACCCGGCCATGTCGATCCGGGTGGACCGCTCGGGTATGGGCAATGCCATTGCCATTCAGGCGCAGGTACAGCAGGTGGTCGATGCGCTGCAAACCACCCTGCCCCAGGGCGTCAGTGCCGAGCTGATCCGCACCCGTGCCGCTGCGATCTCTGACCGGCTTGATATCCTGATCGACAATGGGCTGATGGGGCTGGGGCTGGTCATGGCGCTGCTGTTCCTGTTTCTCAACACCCGCATTGCATTCTGGGTGGCGGCGGGCATTCCGGCCGCGATGTTTGCCGCTGTGGCGCTGATGTATGCCGCCGGGATTACCATCAATATGATCAGCCTGTTTGGCCTGATCATTACCCTGGGGATCGTGGTGGATGATGCCATCGTGGTGGGCGAACACGCCGATTTCCGGGTGCGCCGCCTGAATGAAACCCCGATGCAGGCCGCCGAGAACGCCGCGCGCCGCATGGCGATGCCGGTCTTTGCCGCCACCCTGACCACCATCATCGCCTTCTTTGGGCTGACCGCCATCGGCGGGCGCTTTGGTGATTTGATCCGCGATATTCCCTTTACAGTGATTGCGGTCTTGGCGGCCTCTTTGCTGGAGTGCTTTTTGATCCTGCCCAACCATATGGCCCATGCGCTGATCCATGCGCAAAAGGACCACTGGTATGACTGGCCCAATCGCTTCGTCAATCGCGGCTTTCGCTGGATGCGCGACACCCTGTTTCGCCCGATTATGGCGCTGGTGGTGCAGGCGCGCTACGTGGTCCTGGCTGGTGCCCTGACCATTCTGGCCAGCCAGATGGCGCTGTTTATCGGCGGCGATGTCAAATGGCGGTTCTTCAATGCGCCCGAGCGCGGCTCGGTGACTGGCAATTTTGCCATGGCAGAGGGCGCCACCCGGGCTGATACCCTGGCGATGATGCAGGAGATGCAACGCGCCACCGCCGCCACCGGAGCTGCCTTTGCCAGCCGCTATGGCGGGCGCAACCCGGTGGATTTTGTCATCTCCGAGGTTGGCGGCAATGCCGGGCGCGGCATGTCCGGGGTGGATGCCAAGGACACCGATCTTTTGGGGGGGATCTCGATCGAGCTGATCGACGCGGATCTGCGGCCTGAGTATTCCAGTTTTGCCTTTGTGGCCGAACTGCAGGAGGAGGTGCAAAACCACCCGCTGGTCGAGGCCGTCAGCTTCCGCAGCTGGCGCTCTGGTCCCGGTGGTGACGCGCTGGATGTGCAGTTTTATGGCGCCGATGTTCAGGTGCTCAAAGCGGCCTCAGAAGATCTGAAAACCGCGCTGCTGCGCTACCCTGAGGTCTCGGCGGTGGAAGACAATCTCGCCTATGACAAAGAGGAAGTGGTGCTGGAGCTGACGCCTCAGGGGCAGGCGCTGAACTTTACCATCGACACCCTGGGGCGGGCCCTGCGGGCGCGGCTGAACGGGATCGAGGCGGCCACCTATCCGGATGGGCCGCGCAGTGCTGAAATCCGGGTCGAACTGCCCCGCAATGAGCTGTCGGCGGATTTCCTGGAGCGCACCCTGATGCGCAGCCCCGGCGGTATCTATGTGCCGCTCTCTGATATAGTCTCGGTGAGCCAGCGCACTGGATTTTCCACCGTGCGGCGCGAAAACGGCATTCGCCTGATCAGCGTCACCGGCGATATCTCAGAGGATGACCCGACCCGTGCCGCCGATATCGGCAAGGCGCTGGAGGAAGAAATCCTGCCCGATATCGCCAGCCGCCGTCAGGTGGAATGGCGTCTCAGCGGGTTGAGCGAGCAGGAAGACAAGTTCCTCAATGATGCCCGCACCGGGCTGATCCTGTGTCTTGCCGGGATCTATCTGGTGCTGGCCTGGATCTTTGCCAGCTGGACCCGGCCCCTGGTGGTGATGGCGATCATTCCCTTTGGATTGGTGGGGACCATCTGGGGCCACTATCTGTGGGAGGTGCCGCTGAGCATGTTCACGGTGGTTGGCCTGTTGGGGATGACAGGGATTATCATCAATGATTCCATCGTGCTGGTGACCACCATCGACGAATATGCCGAGACCCGTGGCCTGGTGCCCTCGATCATCGACGGGGCGGCGGACCGGCTGCGACCGGTGATGCTGACCACCCTGACCACGGTGCTGGGGCTGGCGCCTTTGATGTATGAAAGCTCGCAACAGGCGCAGTTCCTGAAGCCAACGGTGATCACCCTGGTCTATGGCCTGGGTTTTGGCATGGTGCTGGTGCTTTTGGTGGTCCCGGCTCTGGTGGCGATCCAACGGGATATGGCGCGGCCTGTGACGGCTCTGCGCCGGGCGCTGCGCGGCGGGGCAACAACGCCACTGCGCTGGCTGGTTCTGGGCACCGGAGTGGCGCAGCTGGGCTGGCTGGGCGTCAGTCTGGGCTGGGCGATGGCAACCGGGGCTTTGCACCCGGCCTTGCGCACGCTGCTGCCGGGGCTGGCCGGGTTTGAGCCGGTGCGGGCGGGGCTGCTGCTGGCGCTGGGCGGCATCGCCGGGGTGTCGCTGCTGGCCTATCTGGTCTCGGCGCTGGTCTATGGGCTGCGGCGTCACCGGGCAGCCTAG